TGCTGTAGAGGTCTCTGTAGAGAGAATCTGATCTCTGCTGGCTTCATCCCTCCTATTTATAGTCCCACATCTCCATATGAATGTGTGGGTCTTGGTCTGGCTGGACTTTCTCACAGTTTGTAGCCAATGAAATTCGTTTGCTGAGCTGCCACACTCATATTAGAGGGGGACAATGGTTAAATCTCAggggagcaggtggaggactgggggggtgatggagagagactcacagagctctgtgtgaaTCTGGGAAAGTGGTGACCCTGTAGAGAGAGCAGATCTGCTGCCTGATGCTGGGATCAATGACTCTGACTGAGCACACGCTCATCATCCCGTCACACACGTGGGAGACTGACAGTTGATCACATCTAGGAGAAAAAGTTCTGTAATTTACCTTACATAgattaataatattaatcagTGCAAATAGATTTTTGCATctaaaatgcttttattgtgcCATAACCTAAAATCTTGCACGTCATTGCTTtcaatatttattaaatgtcatttattctTCATTCAGTATTGACAGTTCAGTTAAACTCTTAATTTaacatgattttacttttttagtttAACTATTACACCAAATAAATTGCCATATTTTGGAGATCAGTTGTGTCAGATagtaaaaacagtgtgatgTCCATGATTATTAGAAAACACCTGAGAACAACAGTGTTTTATCTGTCCAGATGTAGCACAGTCTTCTGACTGGTGTCTTGGAGTCAGTGTGGGTAGAAAGTTGCTCTCAGTTTCCCACACTGACTCCCTGAATGCTGTGGTCAATGAGCAACAAAGGACTTTGAATGGAGCTTTTGTGACTGATAGTGGACGTATGCTGTAGTAGGAACACTGGCTGACGTCACCAGCCATCTGGAGGGAAACATCTCCATTGGCCGACTGTCACAGTTTGATCAACCTGATGGTTTCATAAATAAATTACCAGCAAAATTATTTGGTCAACTTCAAGTTAATGTCAGACATTTTGACCATCCGATCATAACTTTGTCTTTGAATCAGCAGCTGGAGTAAATGTTCAGCTCTGTAGATGAGGGTGGGTGGTTGACGCAGCTGTTTCTTGAAGTGTGCCAAAGCCCTTTGGAGAATAGTCGGCTGCTGGTGGGGCTGAGGATGGTAATCATGCTAAACTCTGCTCTCCAGAGTTTTCCCACACTCTGACCATTAAGGGATATCAAGGCATGTACCTAAACACACTTTTCAAGGATGTATTTTTCACACTGCTTGCACagtaattgtgttttttatttttacattgtacatCTCAAGATTTAATTTCTAAATCTATAAGATATCATTTAGATCCTAAATAACAATCCCTTTTTACAATATATCACAGGAAATAAAGATCACATTTGATATATGATGTGAAACAGGTTAGGAGGTTTCTATTTCTGGAGCCAGAGTCCCTTTTAATCTGCGTCTCTTCAGGGCAAAGGTCTGGATCTATTGTCCCACAGGGCTCTGTGAGGGAGTTTCCTCTGGTTTCCCACACTCTGTCCTTTCACTGGACCAACAATAAAAGTGTGTCCTATTATCCAGCACtgtcagtggtggaatgtaactacgAATATTTAGTCAAACACTGCAATACAGATTTTGAGTACTTGTACTTTTCTTGAGTaattccattttatgctacttccTTCCACTGCATCTCATTTTGGAAGTCAGTATTGTACTTTTAATTCCACTTCATTTTGTAACATTACTGACTGGTTATTTTGCAGCATCAGattattaacaaaatataaatcttCTAATAAGTGATGATGTATTTCGATGGATGAAGTTACTCTGCAGCATATAAAGTAGTCGAAATCAGCACCAGATTTaccagctacaacattaaagtgatgaagaCATTAACACATCACTGATTATAATTGAGTTACATCACATTTTATCCTGAAATTAGTAATTCTGAAAAATAAGTATTTTTGTATTCAGTACCTAAGTTATATTTTGATGTTAATACCTTTATAATTTTACTTtagtacattttaaaagcataaCTTTTACTCATCAGagagtgtttttacactgtggtactGACATTTTTACTTATGGAAAAGATTTGATGACTTCTACCACTAATTGTTTTagataaaatgtctgaaatctTTAAAGATGGAGAAGTTTACTTTAAACTTTCTACATTGAAATGCCTGAATTGACAGTTATACCAAAATTATACggtgttgctgtttttaaatatatgttgtcctttttgttttaaggACTTGTCTTACTGCAAAGAAACAGAGCAACGTAATGTCAGGAAATCTCATAATGAAACCACATTAAAACTAACTGTACTTACATCCAGAAAGTTTTCATACCGCTTCACTTTTTCCACGTtcttatgttacagccttattccaagatagattaaattcttttttcccctcaaatctacacacaataacccataatgacaaagtgaaaaatgttcagAAAATTTAGCAAATTTATTAAAGATAAAACTCAAATATtgcatgtacataagtattcacaccctttactCAATACTTTGTTGAAGCCCCTTTGGCAGCGATTGCAGCCTGCAGTCTTCTCTGGTATGATGCTgcaagcttggcacacctggatttggggagtttttcccattcttctttGCACATCCTCTCAAACGCAATGAGGTTGGTTGGTCggtgcacagctattttcaggtctttccagagatgttcaagcGGGTTCAAGTCcgggctctggctgggccactcaaggactTGTTccgaagccactcctttgtcatcttggctgtgtgctgagGGTGGTTGTCCTGTTGGAAAGTGAAGCTTCGCCCCAGTCTGAGGTCCAGAGTGCTCTGGAGCAAGTTTTCATCCGGGATCTCTCTGTacttgctgcattcatctttccctcgATCCTGACaagtctcccagttcctgccactgaaaaacatccccacagcatgatgctgccaccaccatgcttcaccgtagggatggtatttgccaggtgatgagcggtgcctggtttcctccagacgtgacgcttggcattcaggccaaatagttctaccttggtttcatcagaccagagaatcttgtttctcatggtctgagagtcgtttaggtgccttttggcaaactccaagcgggctgtcatgtgccttttactgaggagaggcttccgcctggccactctaccataaaggcctgattggtggagtgctgcagagatggttgtccttctggagGGTTCTCCCATCTCCTCAGAGgaacgctggagctctgtcagagtgaccattgggttcttggtcacctccctgaccaaggcccttctccctgattgctcagtttggacgggcggccagctctaggaagagtcctggtggttccaaacttcttccatttacgaatgatggaggccactgcGCTCTatgggaccttcaatgctgcagaaatttttctgtacccttccccagatctgtgcctcgatacaattcctttgactttaTGGCTTGGTTtgtgctctgacatgcactgtcaacTGTGGGATCTTATATAGACaagtgtgtgcctttccaaatcatgtccaatcaattgaatttaccacaggtggattCTaatcaagttgtagaaacatttcaaggatgatcagtggaaacaggatgcacctgagcacaattttcactttcatagcaaagggtgtgaatatttatgtacatgtgatatttgagtgttttatttgtaaaaaatttgcaaaattttctaaaaaacatttttcactttgtcattgtGGGGAATTGTGTGGAGaattttgaggggaaaaaaagaatttgaatttaatctattttggactaaggctgtaacataacataatgtggaaaaagtgaagcgGTATGACTACTTTCTGGATGCACTGTATGTTGTCAGTAAATTGGCATGTGAAGGACTGACACATCCTTATATTTCTCTTTCAAAGGAGGGACTGACTATAGAgggaaaaaacatcaaaacagaaatctaataTCTCTTATATATATCTCATTGTCATAATGAGGTCACTAAAGatgaaaaattacacaaaaaacaaTATCTTTAGCTTGCACAGTTTGTTTATATATAGAAAGTCTGTCTTTCATCATTTAAACATTGTAACCTCTGCACATAATAACATGAGAACACAAAAATCTTCAGCttgcagtgtttgtttattcaacAAGTCACAATGAGCCACATGAAGTAAGAAAGCTCCAACTAGAGGTGATGAtgcatcacaacaacaacttgTAGATTTCTACAAGACACACTGTACTCAGAGAGAGTAAAGGAAGAGCTGTCTTCATTAAAGACAAACGATTTACAGTATCTGAGCACACAGTGCTCACTGTCCTTTCATATTAGTTTCACACTGGATCAACACATTTGCACTTATTAGACAAAAATAGCCCAGTAAAAACTGACCTTACAACAGATCACATAGTTCTTAATAACTATTAAATTCAACTGAatctcaaaatgtaaaagttacaTTGTCACTGGAAAACTGTGACATCAAACAAACCTTTTAccataaaaagataaacatattgatctttaaaacagatcatttttacaacaatcacataaaatgagagaaagtctATTATGataaaatgtccttaaaaaagACAGTTACGTTTTTTGATCCAAAAGATCATTGTTGATAAAGAGGTAACAAATGTCACCATCGCATTATGTTTTACCAAAACATGAGCATAAAAGTATCACAGGAAAATTGTGACATTAGTAAAACCTTtcagaagaaaaagataaacatcTGGATCTTACAACAGATCAGTTCTGACTAATCACAGAGATTAAAGTGACATAAAGTCCATCATGACAACATGTCCATAAAAAGGACAGTTAAAGGTTTTTGATCACAATGATCAATAACAATCAAGGGATAACAAATGTTATCATAACATATCCTACCAACACATGAAGCACAGTGAGAAATAATAATTGCTGATGCAATCAGATTGGCTTCATGCAACATGACaggattttctctttcttcatgtgaaagatgttgctgctgtcatttcctTAGGAAATGTCATGTTGCTCAAAGAACAACAGACTAAATACAACCTTCTGTACATACAGAAGAACAAGTCCATTAACTTCCATAGAACTCATTTCCAGTAATCTTTGACCAATGTGGTcgtctcagtgtgtctgctggtgtctcCAGTCTGTAGGTGTCTACCacggcctccagggggcgctgGTGACTGGACTCTTGTCTTTAGTGATGCTGGTGTGGActgaggagctcagaggagagAAATCAGCCTCTCTCAGGTTCTTATCAGAGGAAGACTGCAGCGTGTTGAAGTGGTTCAGCAgtcttctctgctgctggttctcCTGTTGCAGCTTTGTCAGGAAGCAAACTGTCATCTCCAGGATGTCTGCTTTCTCCAGCTTGgagtctggctgctgtttgaggAACTCTGGACCCAGGAGAGACTTGAGCTGCTCAATGCTGCTGTTGATTCTCTCTCTGCGTAACTTCTCCACCAGAGGCTTTCTGATCTGcagaaagaagaacaaaatCATTAATAAACTCATCCTGGAGTATAGAGTTAGAATGAAACAGAAGACATCTGATGAAGGGTGTTTAAATCTTGTTGAATCTTGAGTTTACCTTGTGGGTCAGAGTGAGAAGCTCCTGAGAATTGGTCATTGCTGCAGTGATTGTAGGAGTCATGGCTGGATGTCTGTGCTGTAGAGGTCTCTGTAGAGAGAATCTGATCTCTGCTGGCTTCATCCCTCCTATTTATAGTCCCACATCTCCATATGAATGTGTGGGTCTTGGTCTGGCTGGAGTTTCTCACAGTTTgtagccaatcagagagcttgATGAGATAATAAGAGATTACACACGCCTAATGGTTTTATTGCCCAGGGGACAATGGTTAAATCTCgggggagcaggtggaggactgggggggtgaaggagagagactcacagagctctgtgtgaaTCTGGGAAAGTGGTGACCCTGTAGAGAGAGCAGATCTGCTGCCTGATGCTGGGATCAATGACTCTGACTGAGCACACGCTCATCATCCCATCACACACGTGGGAGATTGAGAATTGATCACATCTAGGAGAAAAAGTTCTGTAATTTACCTTACATagattaatgataataatcagtCTAGATAGACTGTTGTATctaaaatgcttttattgtgcTATAGGCTAAAAATGTCATTCCTTTCAATACATATTACATGTCATTTATTCTTCATTCAGTATTGACAGTTCGGTTAAACTCTTAATTTAACATGATTTGACTTTTTTAGTTTAACTATTACACCAAATAAATTGCCATATTTTGGAGATCAGTTGTGTCAGATagtaaaaacagtgtgatgTCCATGATTATTAGAAAACACCTGAGAACAACAGTGTTTTATCTGTCCAGATGTAGCACAGTCTTCTGACTGGTGTCTTGGAGTCAGTGTGGGTAGAAAGTTGCTCTCAGTTTCCCACACTGACTCCCTGAATGCTGTGGTCAATGAGCAACAAAGGACTTTGAATGGAGCTTTTGTGACTGATAGTGGACGTGTGCTGTAGTAGGAACACAGGCTGACGTCACCAGCCATCTGGAGGGAAACATCTCCATTGGCCGACTGTCACAGTTTGATCAACCTGATGGTTTCATAAATAAATTACCAGCAAAATTATTTGGTCAACTTCCAGTTAATGTCAGACATTTTGACCATCCGATCATAACTTTGTCTTTGAATCAGCAGCTGGAGTAAATGTTCAGCTCTGTAGATGAGGGTGGGAGGTTGAGGCAGCTGTTTCTTGAAGTGTGCCAAAGCCCTTTGGAGAATAGTCGGCTGCTGGTGAGGCTGAGGACGGTAATCATGCTAAACTCTGCTCTCCAGAGTTTTCTCACACTCTGACCATTAAGGGATATCAAGGCATGTGCCTAAACACACTTTCAGGATCATATTTTCACATTGGAAGTtaaggaaaacagcagagaaatcACCTATTTCATTGAAATACCTGAAAAACCTATATTATTGTTGGAATCATTATGTCACATGTGATACTTCATTTGAGTCCCATTCTTTCGGCAAAGCACTGATCTGTGGGGTATCAATGCTCAACAATTTTCTCTGTGCCCTGTTTTCAAAGGCAAAATGTCATTAGACCTGAAAAATCTGTGAAATTAAACAAAGCAAATATCACACATGCAAATTCTAAGTAATCCCATTTTTGCAATTTGGTCAATTTACCGAAAGTTATTTAATTAGTTTGCTGAGCACCAACTTTTTGAAAATTTGCAATATTTGTCAAGTTGCTGAAGGGGACTTTATCGCAGGAAATAAAGATCACATTTGATATATGATGTGAAACAGGTTAGGAGGTTTGTATTTCTGGAGCCAGAGTCCCTTTTAATCTGCGTCTCTTCAGGGCAAAGGTCTGGATCTATTGTCCCACAGGGCTCTGTGAGGGAGTTTCCTCTGGTTTCCCACACTCTGTCCTTTCACTGGACCAACAATAGAAGTGTGTCCTATAATGCAGCACATTAGATACAATGTCTGACGTCTTCAAAGTGGGAAATTATTACCTTTCACTTTTTTTACAggaaaacatgtcaaactgtCAGTTGTACTTATATAATGGTGcaccaaatgtctttttttagtgtaagttttctcttttgctttggTGACCTCAGTCACTCCATATAAATAGAATGACATAGTATTGATTATCCTTCATCCAAAGTCTTAATTGAACCACCCTCTGTTTAGTTTGACACTGATTAGGTATGTTAAAGATAACATGACAATAACTGTGTGTGCTGAATTTTATCTGAATTTCTCAGTCAGAGGTAGGAACAATCATGGAGGCCTCCATCattaagtgaaaatgaaaacaacaggtAGAGACCATCTGTCATTGTAGTAAAGTGGATAACCATGACACAACGACATGAGAACACAAAATCTTCAGCttgcagtgtttgtttattcagcAAGTCACAATGAGCCACATGAAGTAAGAAAGCTCCAACTAGAGGTGATGAtgcatcacaacaacaacttgTAGATTTCTACAAGACACACTGTACTCAGAGAGAGTAAAGGAAGAGCTGTCTTCATAAAAGACAAACGATTTACAGTATCTGAGCACACAGTGCTCGCTGTCCTTTCATATTAGTTTCACACTGGATCAACACATTTGCACTTATTAGACAAAAATAGCCCAGTAAAAACTGACCTTACAACAGATCACATTGTTCTTCATAACTATTAAATTCAACTGAatctcaaaatgtaaaagttacaTTGTCACTGGAAAACTGTGACATCAAACAAACCTTTTAccataaaaagataaacatattgatctttaaaacAGATCATTTTTCCAACAATCATATAAAATGAGAGAGAGTCTATTATGataaaatgtccttaaaaaagACAGTTAAGTTTTTTGATCCAAAAAGATCATTGTTGATAAAGAGGTAACAAATGTCACCATCACATTATGTTTTACCAAAACATCAGCATAAAAGTATCACAGGAAAATTGTGACATTAGTAAAACCTTtcagaagaaaaagataaacatcTGGATCTTACAACAGATCAATTCTGACTAATCACAGAGATTAAAGTGACATAAAGTCCATCATGACAACATGTCCATAAAAAGGACAGTTAAAGGTTTTTGATCACAATGATCAATAACAATCAAGGGATAACAAATGTTATCATAACATATCCTACCAACACATGAAGCACAGTGAGAAATAATAATTGCTGATGCAATCAGATTGGCTTCATGCAACATGACaggattttctctttcttcatgtgaaagatgttgctgctgtcatttcctTAGGAAATGTCATGTTGCTCAAAGAACAACAGACTAAATACAACCTTCTGTACATACAGAAGAACAAGTCCATTAACTTCCATAGAACTCATTTCCAGTAATCTTTGACCAATGTGGTcgtctcagtgtgtctgctggtgtctcCAGTCTGTAGGTGTCTACCacggcctccagggggcgctgGTTACTGGACTCTTGTCTTTGGTGATGCTGGTGTGGActgaggagctcagaggagagAAATCAGCCTCTCTCAGGTTCTTATCAGAGGAAGACTGCAGCGTGTTGAAGTGGTTCAGCAGTCTTCTCTGGGACTGTGTCTTCACGTCCTCCTTGGACAGGAAGTGTTCCACCTCTTGGACACACCTGGAGTAGCCCTGATCAACAGCTGCTGAGTCCACagcttggtgctgctgctgcagtcgtCTCAGGAAGCAAACTGTCATCTCCAGGATGTCTGCTTTCTCCAGCTTGgagtctggctgctgtttgaggAACTCTGGACCCAGGAGAGACTTGAGCTGCTcgatgctgctgttgattcGCTCTCTGCGTAACTTCTCCACCAGAGGCTTTCTGATCTGcagaaagaagaacaaagtCATTAATAAACTCATCCTGGAGTATAGagttagaataaaacagacgACATCTGATGAAGGGTGTTTAAATCTTGTTGAATCTGGAGTTTACCTTGTGGGTCAGAGTGAGAAGCTCCTGAGAATTGGTCATTGCTGCAGTGATTGTAGGAGTCATGGCTGGATGTCTGTGCTGTAGAGGTCTCTGTAGAGAGAATCTGATCTCTGCTGGCTTCATCCCTCCTATTTATAGTCCCACATCTCCATATGAATGTGTGGGTCTTGGTCTGGCTGGACTTTCTCACAGTTTgtagccaatcagagagcttgTTGAGATAATAAGAGATTACACACGCCTAATGGTTTTATTGCCCAGGGGACAATGGTTAAATCTCgggggagcaggtggaggactgggggggtgaaggagagagactcacagagctctgtgtgaaTCTGGGAAAGTGGTGACCCTGTAGAGAGAGCAGATCTGCTGCCTGATGCTGGGATCAATGACTCTGACTGAGCACACGCTCATC
This region of Pempheris klunzingeri isolate RE-2024b chromosome 2, fPemKlu1.hap1, whole genome shotgun sequence genomic DNA includes:
- the LOC139217692 gene encoding transcription factor HES-1-like — protein: MKPAEIRFSLQRPLQHRHPAMTPTITAAMTNSQELLTLTHKIRKPLVEKLRRERINSSIEQLKSLLGPEFLKQQPDSKLEKADILEMTVCFLTKLQQENQQQRRLLNHFNTLQSSSDKNLREADFSPLSSSVHTSITKDKSPVTSAPWRPW
- the LOC139212120 gene encoding transcription factor HES-5-like — encoded protein: MKPAEIRFSLQRPLQHRHPAMTPTITAAMTNSQELLTLTHKIRKPLVEKLRRERINSSIEQLKSLLGPEFLKQQPDSKLEKADILEMTVCFLRRLQQQHQAVDSAAVDQGYSRCVQEVEHFLSKEDVKTQSQRRLLNHFNTLQSSSDKNLREADFSPLSSSVHTSITKDKSPVTSAPWRPW